One Thermicanus aegyptius DSM 12793 DNA segment encodes these proteins:
- the leuS gene encoding leucine--tRNA ligase → MSFQHREIEKKWQRYWEEKKVFKTREEDRTKPKFYVLDMFPYPSGAGLHVGHPEGYTATDIIARMKRMQGYNVLHPMGWDAFGLPAEQYALDTGNNPRDFTEKNIRHFREQIKSLGFSYDWDREINTTDPNYYKWTQWIFLKLYEKGLAYIDEVPVWWCPALGTVLANEEVIDGRSERGNHPVERRPMKQWMLRITAYADRLLEDLEELDWPEHIKEMQRNWIGRSEGAEIHFALEDIEEEVIVFSTRPDTLFGATYLVLAPEHPLVEKITRPEQHEEVERYLEEVKKKSDLERTDLAKEKTGVFTGAYALHPVTGEKVPIWIADYVLYHYGTGAIMAVPGHDERDYEFAVKFNLPIVEVVKGGDLTKEAYTGDGEHVNSDFLNGLKNKEAIRKMTDWLAEHGKGRKKVTYRLRDWLFSRQRYWGEPIPIVHMEDGSLKPVPYEELPLTLPETDQIRPSGTGESPLANIKEWVEVVDEKTGLKGRRETNTMPQWAGSSWYFLRFIDPHNQEAPADPEKLKYWLPVDLYIGGAEHAVLHLLYARFWHKVLYDLGIVPTKEPFQKLFNQGMILGENNEKMSKSRGNVVNPDEIVHSHGADTLRLYEMFMGPLDASKAWSTTGLDGARRFLERIWRLYITEEGKLNPAIREGITESPLDKVYHQTVKKVTEDYEGLRFNTGISQLMIFINEAYKQDVLPKNYMEGFVKLLSPIAPHLGEELWERLGHTESIAYESWPTYDPDKLEEAMIEVVVQLNGKVRTKLLMPKEVTEKEMEERALGSEEVQKHLVGKQVRKVITVPGKLVNIVVS, encoded by the coding sequence ATGTCGTTCCAACACAGGGAAATCGAAAAAAAATGGCAAAGATATTGGGAAGAGAAGAAGGTGTTTAAGACCCGGGAAGAGGACCGGACGAAACCGAAATTTTATGTTCTGGATATGTTTCCTTATCCTTCCGGGGCAGGCCTTCATGTGGGACATCCTGAAGGGTATACGGCGACCGATATCATCGCCCGGATGAAGAGGATGCAGGGGTATAACGTCCTTCATCCCATGGGTTGGGATGCTTTTGGATTACCGGCCGAGCAGTATGCTTTGGATACCGGGAATAACCCGAGGGACTTTACTGAAAAAAATATCCGTCATTTTCGGGAGCAGATTAAGTCTTTAGGATTTTCATATGATTGGGACAGGGAGATTAATACGACGGATCCCAATTATTATAAATGGACCCAGTGGATCTTTTTAAAGCTTTACGAGAAAGGTTTAGCTTACATCGATGAGGTTCCGGTTTGGTGGTGTCCGGCCCTTGGAACCGTGCTTGCCAATGAAGAGGTGATCGACGGGCGGAGTGAACGGGGGAATCATCCAGTGGAGCGCCGTCCCATGAAACAATGGATGCTTCGGATCACCGCCTACGCCGATCGCCTTCTGGAGGATCTGGAGGAACTGGATTGGCCGGAGCACATTAAGGAGATGCAGCGTAATTGGATCGGACGTTCCGAGGGAGCTGAAATTCACTTTGCTTTGGAAGATATTGAAGAGGAGGTGATCGTCTTCTCCACCCGGCCCGATACCCTCTTTGGCGCCACCTATCTTGTTTTGGCGCCGGAACATCCGCTGGTGGAGAAGATTACCAGGCCTGAACAGCATGAGGAAGTAGAACGGTATCTCGAAGAGGTGAAGAAAAAGTCGGATCTGGAACGGACCGATCTGGCCAAAGAGAAAACAGGGGTGTTCACGGGAGCCTATGCCCTCCATCCTGTTACAGGGGAGAAGGTTCCCATCTGGATTGCCGACTATGTCCTTTATCATTACGGGACCGGAGCGATCATGGCGGTTCCTGGACATGATGAACGGGATTATGAGTTTGCGGTGAAGTTCAATCTTCCCATTGTGGAAGTGGTGAAGGGGGGCGATCTCACCAAGGAGGCGTATACAGGAGACGGTGAACATGTAAACTCCGATTTTCTAAACGGATTGAAGAATAAGGAGGCCATTCGGAAGATGACCGATTGGCTTGCGGAACATGGGAAAGGGAGGAAGAAAGTAACCTATCGCTTGCGGGATTGGCTTTTTAGCCGACAGCGATATTGGGGTGAGCCGATTCCCATCGTTCACATGGAAGATGGTTCCTTAAAACCGGTTCCCTATGAGGAGCTTCCCCTTACCCTTCCGGAAACGGATCAGATTCGCCCTTCCGGAACCGGAGAGTCTCCCCTTGCCAATATCAAAGAATGGGTAGAGGTCGTGGATGAAAAGACGGGATTGAAAGGAAGGCGAGAAACGAATACGATGCCCCAATGGGCGGGAAGTTCCTGGTATTTCCTCCGCTTTATCGACCCCCATAACCAGGAAGCGCCGGCCGATCCGGAAAAACTGAAGTATTGGCTGCCTGTCGATCTCTATATTGGCGGAGCTGAGCATGCCGTCCTCCATCTCCTCTATGCCCGCTTCTGGCATAAGGTCCTCTATGATTTAGGCATTGTGCCTACCAAGGAGCCTTTCCAAAAACTCTTTAATCAAGGGATGATCCTAGGGGAGAATAATGAAAAGATGAGCAAGTCTCGGGGAAATGTAGTAAACCCCGATGAAATTGTCCATTCCCATGGAGCGGATACCCTGCGCCTTTATGAGATGTTTATGGGTCCCCTCGATGCCTCTAAAGCTTGGTCGACCACAGGATTGGATGGGGCACGCCGTTTCCTGGAACGGATATGGCGCCTTTATATAACGGAGGAAGGAAAGCTTAATCCTGCCATTCGGGAGGGAATTACCGAATCCCCTCTGGATAAGGTATATCATCAGACGGTAAAAAAGGTGACGGAGGATTATGAGGGGCTCCGCTTTAACACCGGAATTTCACAGCTGATGATCTTCATCAATGAAGCGTATAAACAAGATGTTTTGCCTAAAAATTATATGGAGGGATTTGTGAAACTCCTCTCTCCCATCGCTCCCCATCTGGGGGAGGAATTGTGGGAACGCTTAGGCCATACGGAATCGATCGCGTATGAAAGCTGGCCGACCTATGATCCTGACAAACTTGAGGAAGCGATGATTGAAGTGGTCGTTCAATTGAACGGGAAAGTAAGAACAAAGCTCCTCATGCCGAAAGAGGTAACGGAGAAGGAAATGGAGGAGAGGGCTTTAGGAAGCGAGGAGGTTCAAAAACATTTGGTGGGAAAACAGGTGAGGAAGGTTATTACCGTGCCTGGGAAATTGGTGAACATCGTGGTATCGTAG
- the sfsA gene encoding DNA/RNA nuclease SfsA encodes MVFLPFPPLREAVFLERPNRFLLRCRFVDEEKEVVKVHLPDPGRLKEIFLPGRRIWIAVADGVNRKTRFRAVLSERPDGKGFLSLDSTLPNQLVEAALKEKELEEWEGFTLVKREARAGDSRFDFLLHNREGVPLFLEIKSVTLVRGGIGFFPDAVTARGAKHVTELAQLAGKGDQAALLFLAQREDVVEIRPEEEIDPRFAESLRQAKEAGVGIYGRKCKVSLEGVELGDPIPVYL; translated from the coding sequence ATGGTTTTTCTCCCTTTTCCCCCTTTGCGAGAAGCCGTTTTCTTGGAGCGGCCCAACCGCTTTTTACTCCGTTGTCGTTTTGTCGATGAGGAGAAGGAGGTAGTAAAGGTTCATCTCCCCGATCCGGGGCGGTTAAAGGAGATTTTCCTGCCGGGGCGCAGGATTTGGATCGCCGTCGCGGATGGAGTGAATCGCAAGACCCGTTTTCGCGCGGTCTTAAGCGAAAGACCTGACGGAAAAGGTTTTCTTTCCCTCGATTCCACCCTTCCCAATCAATTGGTGGAGGCCGCTTTAAAAGAGAAGGAGTTGGAGGAGTGGGAGGGTTTTACGTTGGTGAAGCGGGAGGCAAGGGCAGGCGACTCCCGCTTCGATTTTCTCCTTCATAATCGAGAAGGGGTGCCTCTCTTTTTGGAGATAAAAAGTGTGACGCTGGTCCGTGGCGGAATTGGATTCTTCCCCGATGCGGTAACCGCCAGGGGGGCAAAGCATGTGACGGAATTGGCCCAACTTGCCGGAAAGGGGGATCAGGCTGCCCTCCTTTTTCTTGCCCAAAGGGAGGATGTGGTAGAGATAAGGCCTGAGGAGGAGATCGATCCCCGCTTTGCAGAGAGCCTCCGTCAGGCGAAGGAAGCCGGAGTGGGGATTTATGGGAGAAAGTGCAAGGTGTCTTTAGAAGGAGTAGAGTTGGGCGATCCGATTCCGGTCTATTTATAA
- a CDS encoding FumA C-terminus/TtdB family hydratase beta subunit: MEHFTESMYQLIVETSTNLPPDVRKAIEGARRKESEGTRASLALSTIAKNIEMASETRLPICQDTGMLTFKIKTPVGVNQIAMKKAILDAVVRATEEGKLRPNSVDSITGKNSGNNLGPGTPVMKFEQWEEEYIDVRLILKGGGCENKNIQYSLPTEIEGLGRAGRDLDGIRKCILHAVYQAQGQGCSTGFIGVGIGGDRTTGYELAKDQLFRDLTDTNPDPTLAKLEEYIMDAGNRLNIGTMGFGGDVTLLGCKIGAYNRLPASFYVSVAYNCWAYRRQGVKINPATGEIMDWIYKGEGEAQTERMKTDEIPLTGKEIVLEAPISEEQIRSLKVGDVVIINGDMFTGRDALHKYLMDHDAPVDLSGGVLYHCGPVMLKDQEGKWSVKAAGPTTSIREEPYQAEIIKKFGIRVIIGKGGMGEKTLKGLEEHGAVYLNAIGGAAQYYAQTVKEVKDVYFLKEFGVPEAMWHLVVKGFAAIVTMDSHGNSLHQDVEADSFARLQKMKDPVF, from the coding sequence ATGGAACATTTTACAGAAAGCATGTATCAGCTTATCGTAGAAACCTCGACCAACCTTCCCCCTGATGTGCGGAAGGCGATTGAGGGAGCCCGGCGGAAGGAAAGTGAAGGGACGAGGGCATCTTTGGCGTTGTCGACGATTGCCAAGAATATTGAAATGGCGTCGGAGACCAGGCTTCCCATCTGTCAGGATACCGGGATGCTCACCTTTAAAATTAAGACGCCCGTGGGCGTAAACCAGATTGCCATGAAGAAGGCGATTCTTGATGCGGTCGTCCGGGCGACGGAGGAAGGGAAACTTAGGCCCAATTCTGTCGATTCCATCACAGGGAAGAACAGCGGGAATAATCTGGGTCCAGGGACGCCTGTCATGAAGTTTGAACAATGGGAAGAGGAGTATATTGATGTTCGCCTCATCTTGAAAGGAGGCGGATGCGAGAATAAGAATATCCAATACAGCCTCCCTACGGAAATCGAAGGACTGGGGCGGGCAGGAAGGGACTTGGACGGAATTCGCAAGTGCATTCTCCATGCCGTATACCAAGCCCAGGGGCAAGGGTGCAGTACAGGGTTTATCGGAGTGGGGATAGGCGGAGACCGGACGACCGGCTATGAATTGGCGAAGGATCAGCTATTCAGGGATCTTACAGATACCAATCCGGACCCCACCTTGGCAAAGCTGGAAGAATATATTATGGATGCAGGTAACCGTTTAAATATCGGAACGATGGGCTTTGGGGGAGATGTAACCCTCCTGGGATGCAAAATCGGTGCGTATAATCGCCTCCCCGCCAGTTTTTATGTTTCGGTCGCCTATAACTGTTGGGCTTACCGCAGGCAAGGGGTGAAGATTAACCCGGCGACCGGAGAGATTATGGACTGGATCTATAAAGGAGAAGGGGAAGCCCAGACGGAGCGGATGAAAACGGATGAAATCCCCCTGACCGGAAAAGAGATCGTTCTTGAAGCCCCCATCTCCGAAGAACAGATCCGTTCCTTAAAGGTGGGAGACGTGGTAATCATCAACGGAGATATGTTTACCGGAAGGGATGCCCTCCATAAATACCTGATGGATCATGATGCTCCGGTGGATCTCTCGGGAGGCGTCCTTTACCATTGTGGACCTGTCATGCTGAAGGACCAAGAGGGAAAATGGAGTGTAAAGGCTGCGGGACCTACCACCAGCATTCGTGAAGAGCCGTATCAAGCGGAGATCATCAAGAAGTTCGGGATACGGGTCATCATCGGAAAAGGAGGCATGGGAGAAAAGACCTTAAAAGGACTCGAAGAGCACGGAGCCGTCTACCTTAATGCCATCGGTGGAGCCGCCCAATATTATGCGCAAACGGTAAAAGAGGTGAAGGATGTTTATTTTCTCAAAGAGTTCGGCGTTCCTGAGGCGATGTGGCATTTGGTGGTGAAGGGCTTTGCGGCCATTGTAACCATGGACAGCCATGGGAACAGTCTTCATCAAGATGTAGAAGCAGATTCTTTTGCCCGCTTGCAGAAGATGAAGGATCCGGTCTTTTAG
- a CDS encoding alpha/beta-type small acid-soluble spore protein, protein MPARNRLIVPGAEEAVQQMKIEIAAELGVELSGNTTARGNGSVGGEMTKRLVREAQSKWQQ, encoded by the coding sequence TTGCCTGCAAGAAATCGGCTGATCGTCCCTGGTGCGGAAGAGGCGGTCCAACAGATGAAAATAGAAATCGCCGCCGAACTGGGCGTTGAATTATCCGGGAATACGACGGCCCGGGGAAACGGCAGTGTGGGTGGTGAGATGACGAAACGGTTAGTGCGTGAAGCGCAAAGCAAATGGCAACAATAA
- a CDS encoding ATP-dependent DNA helicase: MEGPMEVKEKQSNLPMEDLLRRLEDIFASHGILSEVFPDYRPRAEQMELSKEILLSLFEEEHLFAEAGTGTGKSFAYLMAAALYALETGKVVLISTNTLPLQNQLMEKDLPVVEEVMRRCGYGEFRYELAKGRGNYICRRRLELLIATVLSEANHPWRETVKEISLYIEEAKRGVREEFPFYIPWEIWNEIGGDYEDCFHQYSPFYEKCFIQNARKSWSKANLLVANHALVFADLSMKGGGEGGVLPRYDCVIFDEGHRVEESFSRFFERSVSLPQLDHLMGIIRQRRQGWMRNVFDAEVIQEIGELFQPLRERLEEGFTQLAEYLADRQRSEGLSPLTPVMEMIESPLPVRVDVEKPIERIIDYLKGIEAERCGEEVEKRGIALLMGRIQEIGENFRFITQGKGGDGWAHWLEKNPPSQAGLLDPQAEWIRAIAQPIDAKQVMQEFYEKVPVTFISATMATGGDFEYMAKRLGIPSYRRFIAGSPFDYRKNALLVISELAPDPRREEEYISFLVQGILRILQMTRGRTLVLFTSFSLLEKTGNALLPYTHELGIQLLLHLPGEDRSRLIEEFRANPQSVLFGCDSFWEGIDLPGDELRCVVITKLPFANPQEPLAKAKMRLIEKEGGDGFRDWMLPSAILKMKQGVGRLIRTTEDRGAIVIMDSRILTKQYGRRFLMNLPPARRGKLKEITHYVSDV, translated from the coding sequence ATGGAAGGTCCCATGGAAGTTAAGGAGAAACAGTCAAATTTGCCAATGGAAGACCTCCTGCGAAGGCTGGAGGACATCTTCGCTTCACACGGGATTTTAAGCGAAGTTTTTCCAGATTATCGGCCGAGAGCAGAACAGATGGAGTTGTCGAAAGAGATTCTTCTTTCGTTATTTGAAGAGGAACATTTATTTGCTGAAGCAGGAACAGGAACGGGAAAATCTTTTGCCTATCTCATGGCCGCCGCCCTTTATGCCTTGGAAACCGGAAAAGTGGTGCTTATTTCCACGAATACTCTTCCCCTGCAGAATCAATTGATGGAGAAAGATTTGCCGGTGGTTGAAGAAGTGATGAGACGCTGTGGATATGGAGAATTTCGGTATGAGCTGGCAAAAGGGCGGGGAAATTATATTTGCCGACGCCGCCTTGAACTTCTGATTGCAACGGTACTGAGTGAAGCAAACCATCCTTGGAGAGAAACGGTAAAGGAGATTTCCCTGTATATTGAAGAAGCGAAAAGGGGAGTAAGAGAGGAATTTCCTTTTTATATTCCCTGGGAGATCTGGAACGAGATCGGCGGGGATTATGAAGATTGTTTTCATCAATATTCCCCTTTTTATGAGAAATGTTTTATTCAAAATGCCAGAAAGAGCTGGAGTAAAGCCAATCTATTGGTAGCCAATCATGCCCTCGTCTTTGCCGATCTAAGCATGAAGGGAGGGGGGGAGGGAGGTGTGCTGCCCAGATACGACTGCGTCATTTTCGATGAGGGGCATCGGGTAGAGGAGAGCTTTTCCCGCTTTTTTGAGCGATCGGTTTCTCTCCCTCAATTGGATCACTTGATGGGCATCATCCGCCAGCGGAGGCAAGGATGGATGAGGAATGTCTTTGATGCGGAGGTGATTCAGGAAATTGGTGAGCTCTTTCAACCTCTCCGGGAGCGCTTGGAAGAAGGATTCACCCAATTGGCGGAATATCTGGCTGACAGGCAGAGGAGCGAGGGCCTTTCCCCGCTTACACCTGTCATGGAGATGATCGAATCTCCCTTACCCGTCAGGGTAGACGTAGAAAAGCCCATCGAACGGATCATCGATTATCTAAAGGGCATTGAAGCGGAACGGTGCGGTGAGGAGGTGGAGAAAAGGGGGATCGCTCTCTTGATGGGGCGGATCCAAGAGATCGGAGAAAATTTTCGTTTTATTACTCAAGGCAAAGGAGGAGACGGATGGGCCCATTGGTTGGAGAAAAATCCCCCTTCCCAGGCAGGACTTCTTGATCCCCAGGCAGAATGGATTCGTGCCATCGCTCAGCCCATCGACGCAAAACAGGTGATGCAGGAGTTTTATGAAAAGGTTCCTGTTACTTTTATTAGCGCCACGATGGCAACCGGGGGAGATTTTGAGTACATGGCGAAACGTCTGGGAATTCCTTCTTATCGCCGTTTTATTGCCGGTTCTCCCTTTGATTACCGGAAGAATGCGCTGCTGGTCATCAGTGAATTGGCCCCTGATCCTCGTAGGGAGGAGGAATATATCTCCTTTTTGGTTCAAGGGATTTTGCGGATCCTGCAAATGACCCGGGGGAGAACCCTGGTCCTTTTTACCAGCTTTTCGTTGCTTGAGAAGACTGGGAATGCGTTACTCCCTTATACCCATGAGTTGGGGATCCAACTTCTTCTCCATTTACCCGGGGAAGACCGTAGTCGGTTGATTGAGGAATTTCGCGCCAATCCCCAGAGCGTCCTATTTGGTTGTGACAGCTTTTGGGAAGGAATTGACCTGCCTGGAGATGAACTTCGCTGTGTGGTGATTACAAAACTTCCTTTTGCGAATCCCCAAGAACCTCTGGCCAAGGCGAAGATGCGCCTCATCGAAAAAGAGGGAGGAGATGGTTTTCGCGACTGGATGCTTCCATCCGCCATCTTAAAAATGAAACAGGGGGTGGGGCGGTTGATCCGTACCACAGAGGATCGGGGGGCGATCGTCATCATGGATAGCAGGATCTTAACCAAACAGTACGGCCGCCGCTTTCTCATGAATCTTCCTCCTGCCAGACGGGGAAAGTTAAAGGAAATCACACACTATGTATCGGACGTCTGA
- a CDS encoding sensor domain-containing diguanylate cyclase, whose amino-acid sequence MENIESKTLYLLERYRSLVKSIYALKGIEGDYDEIVKHLIDTSSYPEAEREAHFSLLGDLAALNERFRRYHWLSENYRILLEMTNTFMHTFDREVIYEKAFQLVSQVMVTDGFFIALYQEEKKEFYIPFFMDTGKRYDPITIKYGQGFISQVVKNRKILHLSTSQEAEAFEHVRWGNTEQDTNTALFIPLTLGEHVKGVISAQSYKEYAYSQEDVELLQTIGGLVIHAIESVELYEKIAKLSYHDDLTGLKNRRAFQKDLEKAFQEWSGGQEIILIMMDSDHLKELNDRFGHDVGDMLIQRIGEVLKKIEGREISCYRYAGDEFMVLLKTEVPRDLRQIAGEVLEELIKEPLTVNGVPVYFTMSVGVASFPKHASSREELLKKVDQALYFSKNHGKNRITVYGQKDE is encoded by the coding sequence ATGGAAAACATAGAGAGCAAAACCCTGTACTTACTGGAGAGATACCGTTCTCTCGTAAAGAGTATTTATGCTTTAAAAGGGATAGAGGGAGATTATGATGAAATCGTGAAGCACTTGATCGATACTTCCTCCTATCCTGAAGCGGAACGGGAAGCCCATTTCTCCCTTTTAGGGGATCTGGCCGCACTAAATGAAAGATTCCGAAGGTATCATTGGCTTTCTGAAAATTATCGAATATTATTGGAAATGACCAATACGTTCATGCATACGTTTGACCGGGAGGTCATCTATGAGAAAGCCTTCCAGTTGGTTTCGCAGGTAATGGTTACCGACGGCTTTTTTATTGCCCTTTATCAGGAGGAGAAAAAGGAGTTTTATATCCCTTTTTTTATGGATACAGGGAAACGATATGACCCCATCACCATCAAGTATGGTCAAGGATTTATCAGCCAAGTGGTAAAAAATAGGAAGATACTCCACCTGTCCACCTCTCAGGAGGCAGAGGCATTTGAACATGTCCGCTGGGGAAATACGGAACAGGATACAAATACCGCCCTTTTTATCCCGCTAACGCTGGGGGAACATGTTAAAGGGGTGATCTCCGCCCAAAGCTATAAAGAATATGCTTATAGCCAGGAAGATGTGGAGCTCCTCCAAACCATCGGAGGACTGGTGATCCACGCCATTGAATCGGTTGAACTTTACGAGAAAATAGCGAAGCTCTCCTATCATGATGATCTGACGGGGCTTAAAAACCGCCGGGCGTTTCAGAAGGATTTGGAAAAGGCCTTTCAGGAGTGGAGTGGGGGGCAAGAGATTATCCTGATCATGATGGATTCGGATCACTTGAAAGAGTTAAACGACCGTTTTGGGCATGATGTGGGAGATATGCTGATCCAGAGGATCGGAGAGGTGTTGAAAAAAATAGAAGGAAGGGAGATTTCATGTTATCGTTATGCGGGAGATGAATTTATGGTACTCCTGAAGACGGAAGTTCCCCGAGATCTCCGGCAAATCGCTGGGGAGGTTTTGGAGGAATTAATCAAAGAGCCCCTTACGGTGAATGGGGTTCCGGTTTATTTTACGATGAGTGTTGGGGTTGCATCCTTTCCGAAGCATGCTTCTTCCCGCGAGGAATTGCTAAAAAAAGTGGATCAAGCGTTATATTTTTCTAAAAATCATGGGAAGAATCGGATCACCGTATACGGTCAGAAAGATGAATGA
- a CDS encoding SDR family oxidoreductase → MDLKLSGKVALVSGASQGLGFAIARELYKEGASIALLSRSKANLDKAKASLQSEGKGEIFTVPADLSHKEEIEKALHVTLEHFGGVDLLLANAGGPPVGKFESLTDEDFYRAFETNFMGTVRLIRGLLPVMRERGGGRVGIITSTSVKEPIEGLLLSNSIRAGITGLARTLANEVAKDNILINCFAPGRFHTERVAYLDQKIAGDEGISPQEVERRFIRSIPVGRYGEPEELAKVAVFALSFANTYMTGQTFVIDGGKTGTLF, encoded by the coding sequence ATGGATCTCAAATTATCCGGGAAGGTTGCCCTCGTTTCCGGGGCGAGTCAGGGGCTCGGTTTTGCCATTGCCAGAGAATTATATAAAGAAGGGGCTTCAATCGCTCTCCTCAGCCGGTCGAAAGCAAATCTCGACAAAGCCAAAGCGTCCCTCCAGTCGGAAGGAAAGGGAGAAATCTTCACCGTGCCCGCCGATCTATCTCATAAAGAAGAGATAGAGAAAGCCCTGCATGTTACTTTGGAACACTTTGGAGGAGTGGATCTCCTGTTGGCCAACGCCGGTGGACCTCCCGTGGGGAAGTTTGAATCCTTAACGGACGAAGATTTTTACCGCGCCTTTGAGACCAACTTCATGGGTACGGTCCGCCTGATCCGAGGTCTTCTTCCCGTGATGAGAGAAAGGGGAGGAGGGCGAGTGGGGATCATCACCTCCACATCGGTAAAAGAACCGATAGAAGGGCTTCTCCTCTCCAACTCGATCCGGGCAGGCATTACCGGTTTAGCCAGGACGCTGGCAAACGAAGTGGCTAAGGATAACATCCTGATCAATTGCTTTGCCCCCGGTAGATTCCACACGGAGAGGGTGGCATACCTTGATCAAAAAATTGCCGGTGACGAGGGAATCTCTCCCCAAGAAGTGGAACGCAGATTCATCCGGAGCATCCCGGTAGGAAGATATGGGGAACCGGAAGAATTGGCAAAAGTGGCGGTTTTTGCCCTTTCCTTTGCCAATACCTACATGACCGGTCAAACCTTCGTCATCGACGGGGGCAAAACGGGAACTCTATTTTAA
- the comER gene encoding late competence protein ComER produces MNVGFIGTGSMGSILVEAFIQSKGIKPENLLLYNRTPSKAEKLAERYPGIKVSDKLSSLAEEGDLLFICVRPQDYKGVLETIAPILRPDHIVISITSTILIEELENVLPRAKVIKMIPSITNAALTGALLVMFGSRIQKEEKKNWFSFFSHIGTPILIEEKNVRAASDITSCGPAFFSFLLQDFIQNAVRETGIDEELAARLASEMIIGLSALLSKGIFTLPTLQARVCVPGGVTGAGLYVLEKETRGVFRDLFLTTHAKFRQDREESKTWLPTPLTPPDDSPR; encoded by the coding sequence GTGAACGTCGGTTTTATTGGAACAGGGAGCATGGGAAGCATCTTGGTGGAAGCTTTCATCCAATCGAAAGGGATTAAACCTGAGAATCTCCTTCTATACAATCGTACTCCTTCAAAAGCGGAAAAATTGGCGGAGCGCTACCCCGGAATAAAGGTATCCGATAAACTCTCTTCCCTAGCCGAAGAAGGCGATCTCCTCTTTATCTGCGTCCGCCCGCAAGATTATAAAGGGGTGTTAGAGACCATCGCACCGATCCTTCGCCCGGATCACATCGTCATCTCCATTACCAGCACCATCCTCATTGAAGAATTAGAGAACGTTCTCCCGCGGGCAAAAGTGATCAAAATGATTCCAAGCATTACCAATGCGGCTTTGACGGGAGCGTTATTGGTCATGTTCGGATCACGCATCCAAAAGGAAGAAAAGAAAAACTGGTTCTCCTTTTTCTCCCATATTGGAACCCCAATCCTCATTGAAGAGAAAAATGTCCGCGCAGCCTCCGATATTACCAGCTGCGGGCCCGCATTCTTCAGCTTCTTGCTGCAAGACTTCATCCAAAATGCCGTCCGGGAAACAGGCATCGATGAAGAATTAGCCGCTCGTCTAGCCAGCGAAATGATAATAGGTCTGAGCGCCCTCCTCTCCAAGGGGATTTTTACTCTTCCCACCCTGCAAGCACGAGTATGCGTCCCGGGAGGCGTAACCGGAGCGGGGCTTTACGTTCTAGAAAAAGAGACAAGAGGGGTCTTTCGGGACCTATTTCTTACCACCCATGCGAAATTTAGACAGGATCGGGAAGAAAGCAAAACCTGGCTTCCCACCCCGCTTACTCCGCCGGACGATTCTCCCCGGTAA
- a CDS encoding helix-hairpin-helix domain-containing protein — protein MERLIRFVTERRKLFIVIVLAAVGFIYFLIAKSKDEEKLLLPPYDQESGGTVTETGTENLDLPKEKGGEGLPAVQWIEVDVKGAVRNPGVYKIEENARVHDLLEKAGGTVEEADLSQVNLAAFLKDGQVVYIPRIGEQGVGWNPPTASISSKGGDAGETLIDLNSATLEELDQLPGIGPAKAESILRYREEHGPFKDVNELTNVSGIGEKTLEKLLPYITVR, from the coding sequence ATGGAACGGTTGATCCGGTTTGTAACTGAGCGGCGAAAACTTTTCATCGTCATCGTACTTGCGGCCGTGGGCTTTATTTATTTTCTGATCGCCAAATCAAAGGACGAGGAGAAACTTCTCCTTCCTCCCTATGACCAGGAGAGTGGGGGGACCGTGACGGAGACCGGTACGGAAAATCTAGATCTCCCTAAGGAAAAAGGCGGAGAGGGACTTCCTGCTGTTCAATGGATTGAAGTAGATGTGAAAGGAGCGGTGAGAAATCCGGGAGTGTATAAAATCGAGGAGAATGCTCGGGTCCATGATCTCCTGGAGAAGGCAGGGGGGACGGTGGAAGAGGCGGATCTTTCTCAGGTCAATTTGGCCGCTTTTTTAAAAGACGGACAAGTGGTATATATCCCTCGGATAGGGGAACAAGGTGTTGGATGGAATCCCCCAACGGCCTCAATTTCGTCTAAGGGAGGAGATGCCGGAGAAACTCTGATCGATCTTAATTCCGCTACGCTGGAAGAGCTGGATCAGCTCCCAGGCATTGGCCCCGCGAAGGCGGAGTCGATCCTTCGCTATCGAGAGGAACACGGGCCGTTTAAGGATGTGAATGAGCTAACCAACGTTTCCGGAATCGGTGAGAAGACACTGGAGAAACTTCTTCCCTATATCACTGTCCGGTAG